The region ACATTCTAAAACAagcttgtgattttttttttttctattgcagTTGTACAAGGACCCATTTGCCCTACTGTCCCTGTCCACACCACTGCCCACACCCCTACAGATGatttcagagctgcagaagtCAGATGTGGGATTAATAAGTAAATACTGCACCTTTCTTTCCTGATTTCAAACCCAGAGTTCCCTGAGACTGCAAGGGAAGGGTTATATATCACATGTTTAACATCTTGGGGGGTTAAGTTTGGTTAGAattgcctgctctgtgcactgGATGGGTGTTCCTAGAGATGCTCAGTGCAGACACACACGTTAGTCTCATGGGGCTGGGGATAAATGTTACACTCCATAAAGTCTGGTGAATTTGagcactgctggtgctgcaATCCCTCTGCTGAAACTGAGGATTCTGACACTATTTCCTGTGTATCAACAGCTATGAAATACTGTACATGTCACTGGCCTTCGTCTCTGGCATCTTCCTGACTGTCCTGGTTTTTGCAATCATCTTCCTCGTCAGGAAAAGTGAGTGACACACTCGAGGGCATAGCAGCAGACAGATGGTGGCTGCAGAAGTTACTTGGAAAGTGGCTCAAATAATGTCTGCCTTGAATGATTGTGTGTTGGTGAACAGCTCACCCCTGGCAGTAACTCCTCGTGAATTGTCCCAGTGGTGTTTTCAGGAAAGAATTCACTTTGCCACTGATGAGTTCTGGGGGTTTCTGTTGGCTGTGGGCTTTTCTCATCCTAATCCTGGCTGCACTGAATTCATCCTGGCCACTTCCAGCAGGTGGGCAGGGACTGGGCAGCCCAAAGTGCCACTTTGCTGTGCAGGTGTGTGCCAGAGGTTACACATCACCTGTCTGTCAccctctgcagcctcctttgCAAACACCTGAGACTGGGATCCCTTTCCTTCCTAGGGTCTAAAAGATGCCACCAAAATTTACAAGAGGAAACTTTCTCCCAGATGGCAGCTGAAGAATCTGTTAGGAACACCCAGGTAAATGTCACAACTGTCATTTTAATGCTTCTTGCAGGTATTTCACATTCTTGATAGTGTGGTAAATATTaatttggggtgggagggagaaaAGTCATGTCTGAGACTCAACTGTTATTCAGCAGCTCTGTTGACAACTTCAGGGGTTCTGGGGCTCAACCACTGATGAGGCAGCTTAGGAGAAATCTTTTTAAAGGGGGAGCATGTCTGCAGTTTTCCTCTGTGATATGAATTCTTTGGAAGCCCCTAAAGGAGACTTTA is a window of Melospiza georgiana isolate bMelGeo1 chromosome 23, bMelGeo1.pri, whole genome shotgun sequence DNA encoding:
- the LOC131092872 gene encoding transmembrane protein C1orf162 homolog, producing the protein MGGWSSKEDSVVQGPICPTVPVHTTAHTPTDDFRAAEVRCGINNYEILYMSLAFVSGIFLTVLVFAIIFLVRKRSKRCHQNLQEETFSQMAAEESVRNTQNEVTYSTLVFQRGRTPLPV